The following are from one region of the Struthio camelus isolate bStrCam1 chromosome 38, bStrCam1.hap1, whole genome shotgun sequence genome:
- the ATP2B3 gene encoding plasma membrane calcium-transporting ATPase 3 isoform X7, with product MGDLANSTGDAGARGRREPCPGGGFGCTLPELRALMELRGAEALLKVQEAYGDVHGLCRRLKTSPTEGLAEGAAELERRRQVFGQNWIPPKRPKTFAELVWEALQDVTLIILEVAAVVSLGLSFYAPPGGDTEACGHVSGGAEDEGEAEAGWIEGAAILLSVACVVLVTAFNDWSKERQFRGLQSRIEQEQRFAVVRHGRQLQVPVAELVVGDVAQVKYGDLLPADGILIQGNDLKIDESALTGESDHVRKAVDKDPMLLSGTHVMEGSGKMVVTAVGVNSQTGIIFTLLGAGGEEEEKKEKKAKKQDGAVAMEMQPLKSAEGGDVDERERKRSSGPKKEKSVLQGKLTKLAVQIGKAGLVMSAVTVIILVLYFVIETFVVEGRAWLAECTPVYVQYWVKFFIIGVTVLVVAVPEGLPLAVTISLAYSVKKMMRDNNLVRHLDACETMGNATAICSDKTGTLTTNRMTVVQAFVGDTHFRAPPDPANIAPRTLDLLVQAIAINSAYTTKILPPESAGGLPRQVGNKTECALLGLVLALRRDYEAVRAQVPEERLHKVYTFNSVRKSMSTVTRLPAGGFRLYSKGASEILLRKCCAILGGGGEARAFGPRDREDVVRKVVEPMAAAGLRTLVLAFRDFPPVPEPPWEDEAAVVGELTCIAVVGIEDPVRPEVPEAIRKCQRAGITVRMVTGDNLNTARAIAAKCGILPPGEDWLCLEGKEFNRRIRNEKGEIEQERLDKVWPKLRVLARSSPTDKHTLVKGIIDSTIGDQRQVVAVTGDGTNDGPALKKADVGFAMGIAGTDVAKEASDIILTDDNFSSIVKAVMWGRNVYDSISKFLQFQLTVNVVAVIVAFTGACITQDSPLKAVQMLWVNLIMDTFASLALATEPPTEALLLRKPYGRNKPLISRTMMKNILGHAAYQLVIIFTLLFVGEVFFDIDSGRNAPLHSPPSEHYTIIFNTFVMMQLFNEINARKIHGERNVFDGIFANPIFCSIVLGTFAIQIVIVQFGGKPFSCSPLSAEQWLWCLFVGVGELVWGQVMAWVPGGWLRCPGAVAGPAAAEAAGADEEEEEEEIDLAERELRRGQVLWVRGLNRIQTQMAVVGTFKRSGSFQGAARRRSSVLSHLQEGGTGAPGTPAHAGGEGLP from the exons ATGGGGGACCTGGCCAACAGCacgggggacgccggggcccggggccggcgggagccctgccccgggggggggttcGGCTGCACCCTGCCGGAGCTGCGGGCGCTCATGGAGCTGCGCGGCGCCGAGGCCCTGCTCAAGGTCCAGGAGGCCTACGGAGACGTCCACGGGCTCTGCCGCCGCCTCAAGACCTCCCCCACCGAAG GGCTGGCAGagggggcggcggagctggagcgGCGCCGCCAGGTCTTCGGCCAGAACTGGATCCCCCCCAAGCGCCCCAAGACCTTCGCGGAGCTGGTGTGGGAGGCGCTGCAGGACGTCACCCTCATCATCCTCGAGGTGGCCGCTGTCGTCTCCCTGGGGCTCTCCTTCTACGCCCCCCCCGGCGGCGACACCGAAG CCTGCGGCCACGTGTCGGGGGGCGCGGAGGACGAGGGCGAGGCGGAGGCGGGCTGGATCGAGGGGGCGGCCATCCTGCTCTCGGTGGCCTGCGTGGTCCTCGTCACCGCCTTCAACGACTGGAGCAAGGAGCGCCAGTTCCGGGGGCTGCAGAGCCGCATCGAGCAGGAGCAGCGCTTCGCCGTCGTGCGCCACGGCCGCCAGCTCCAGGTGCCCGTGGCCGAGCTCGTGGTGGGCGACGTGGCCCAGGTCAAGTACG GCGACCTGCTCCCGGCTGACGGCATCCTCATCCAAGGCAACGACCTGAAGATCGACGAGAGCGCGTTGACGGGGGAGTCCGACCACGTCCGCAAGGCGGTCGACAAGGACCCCatgctgctctcgg GCACCCACGTCATGGAGGGCTCGGGGAAGATGGTGGTGACGGCTGTGGGGGTCAACTCGCAGACCGGCATCATCTTCACCCTGCTGGGCGCCggcggggaggaagaggagaagaaggagaagaaag CCAAGAAGCAGGACGGGGCGGTGGCCATGGAGATGCAGCCGCTGAAGAGCGCCGAGGGGGGGGACGTGGACGAGCGGGAGCGGAAGCGGAGCAGCGGCCCCAAGAAGGAGAAGTCGGTGCTGCAGGGCAAACTGACCAAGCTGGCCGTGCAGATCGGCAAGGCAG GGCTGGTGATGTCAGCGGTGACGGTGATCATCCTGGTGCTGTACTTTGTCATCGAGACCTTCGTGGTGGAGGGCCGGGCCTGGCTGGCCGAGTGTACCCCCGTCTACGTCCAGTACTGGGTCAAGTTCTTCATCATCGGCGTCACCGTCCTCGTGGTGGCCGTCCCCGAAGGGCTGCCGCTGGCCGTCACCATCTCCCTTGCCTACTCCGTCAAG aaaaTGATGCGGGACAACAACCTGGTGCGGCACCTGGATGCCTGCGAGACCATGGGCAACGCCACGGCCATCTGCTCCGACAAGACGGGGACGCTCACCACCAACCGCATGACGGTGGTGCAGGCCTTCGTGGGCGACACACACTTCcgcgccccccccgaccccgccaACATCGCCCCCCGCACCCTCGACCTCCTCGTCCAGGCCATCGCCATCAACAGCGCCTACACCACCAAGATCCTG ccccccgaatCGGCGGGGGGGCTGCCACGGCAGGTGGGCAACAAGACGGAGTGCGCgctgctggggctggtgctggcgctGCGGCGGGACTACGAGGCCGTGCGGGCCCAGGTGCCCGAGGAGCGGCTCCACAAGGTCTACACCTTCAACTCGGTGCGCAAGTCCATGAGCACCGTCACCCGCCTGCCTGCCGGCGGCTTCCGCCTCTACAGCAAGGGTGCCTCCGAAATCCTCCTGCGCAA GTGCTGCGCCAtcctggggggcggcggggaggcgcgggCCTTCGGGCCGCGGGACCGCGAGGACGTGGTGCGGAAGGTGGTGGagcccatggcggcggcggggctgcgcacCCTCGTCCTGGCCTTCCGCGACTTCCCGCCGGTCCCCGAGCCACCCTGGGAGGACGAGGCCGCCGTGGTGGGCGAGCTCACCTGCATCGCCGTCGTGGGCATCGAGGACCCCGTGCGCCCCGAG GTGCCCGAGGCCATCCGGAAGTGCCAGCGCGCCGGGATCACGGTGCGGATGGTGACGGGGGACAACCTGAACACGGCGCGGGCCATCGCCGCCAAGTGTGGCATCCTGCCGCCCGGTGAGGACTGGCTCTGCCTCGAGGGCAAGGAGTTCAACCGGCGCATCCGCAACGAGAAGGGCGAG aTCGAGCAGGAGCGCCTCGACAAGGTCTGGCCCAAGCTGCGGGTGCTGGCGCGCTCGTCGCCCACCGACAAGCACACCCTGGTCAAAG GGATCATCGACAGCACCATTGGGGACCAGCGCCAGGTGGTGGCCGTCACCGGGGACGGCACCAACGACGGCCCCGCGCTCAAGAAGGCCGACGTGGGCTTCGCCATG GGCATCGCGGGGACGGATGTGGCGAAGGAGGCGTCCGACATCATCCTGACGGACGACAACTTCTCGAGCATCGTCAAGGCGGTGATGTGGGGTCGCAACGTCTACGACAGCATCTCCAAGTTCCTCCAGTTCCAGCTCACCGTCAACGTGGTGGCCGTCATCGTGGCCTTCACTGGGGCCTGCATCACCCAG GACTCACCCCTGAAGGCCGTGCAGATGCTCTGGGTCAACCTCATCATGGACACCTTTGCCTCGCTGGCACTGGCCACCGAGCCGCCCACAGAGGCCCTGCTGCTGCGGAAACCCTATGGGCGCAACAAGCCCCTCATCTCCCGCACCATGATGAAGAACATCCTGGGCCACGCCGCCTACCAGCTCGTCATCATCTTCACCCTCCTCTTCGTCG gggAGGTCTTCTTCGACATCGACAGCGGGCGCAACGCCCCCCTGCACTCGCCGCCCTCCGAGCACTACACCATCATCTTCAACACCTTCGTCATGATGCAGCTCTTCAACGAGATCAACGCCCGCAAGATCCACGGCGAGAGGAACGTCTTTGACGGCATCTTCGCCAACCCCATCTTCTGCTCCATTGTCCTGGGCACCTTCGCCATCCAG atCGTCATCGTGCAGTTTGGGGGAAAGCCCTTCAGCTGCTCCCCCCTCAGCGCCGAGCAGTGGCTGTGGTGCCTCTTCGTGGGGGTTGGCGAGCTCGTTTGGGGGCAG GTGATGGCGTGGGTGCCCGGGGGCTGGCTGCGGTGCCCCGGGgcggtggcggggccggcggcggccgaggcggccggggcggacgaggaggaggaggaggaggagatcgaCCTCGCCGAGCGGGAGCTGCGCCGCGGCCAGGTGCTCTGGGTGCGCGGCCTCAACCGCATCCAGACCCAG ATGGCCGTAGTCGGCACCTTCAAGAGAAGCGGCTCCTTTCagggggccgcgcggcgccgctcGTCCGTCCTCAGCCACCTGCAGGAGGGGGGCACCGgcgcccccgggacccctgcCC ATGCGGGTGGTGAGGGCCTTCCGTAG